The following are encoded in a window of Arvicanthis niloticus isolate mArvNil1 chromosome 1, mArvNil1.pat.X, whole genome shotgun sequence genomic DNA:
- the Tsg101 gene encoding tumor susceptibility gene 101 protein isoform X2 — protein sequence MAVSESQLKKMMSKYKYRDLTVRQTVNVIAMYKDLKPVLDSYVFNDGSSRELVNLTGTIPVRYRGNIYNIPICLWLLDTYPYNPPICFVKPTSSMTIKTGKHVDANGKIYLPYLHDWKHPRSELLELIQIMIVIFGEEPPVFSRPTVSASYPPYTATGPPNSPSRDGTISEDTIRASLISAVSDKLRWRMKEEMDGAQAELNALKRTEEDLKKGHQKLEEMVTRLDQEVAEVDKNIELLKKKDEELSSALEKMENQSENNDIDEVIIPTAPLYKQILNLYAEENAIEDTIFYLGEALRRGVIDLDVFLKHVRLLSRKQFQLRALMQKARKTAGLSDLY from the exons TACAAGTACAGAGATCTAACCGTCCGTCAAACTGTCAATGTCATTGCTATGTATAAAGATCTCAAACCTGTATTGGATTCATATG TTTTTAATGATGGCAGTTCCAGGGAGCTGGTGAACCTCACTGGTACAATCCCTGTGCGTTATCGAG gtaatatatataatattccaaTATGCCTGTGGCTGCTGGACACATACCCATATAACCCCCCTATCTGTTTTGTTAAGCCTACTAGTTCAATGACTATTAAGACAGGAAAGCATGTGGATGCAAATGGGAAAATCTACCTACCTTATCTACATGACTGGAAACAC CCCCGGTCAGAGTTGCTGGAGCTTATTCAGATCATGATTGTGATATTTGGAGAGGAGCCTCCGGTGTTCTCCCGGCCTACTGTGTCTGCATCCTACCCACCATACACAGCAACAGGGCCACCAAATA GTCCCAGCAGAGATGGTACAATCAGCGAGGACACTATTCGAGCATCTCTCATCTCAGCAGTCAGTGACAAACTGAGATGGCGGATGAAGGAGGAAATGGATGGTGCCCAGGCAGAGCTTAATGCCTTGAAACGAACAGAGGAAGATCTGAAAAAAGGCCACCAGAAACTGGAAGAGATGGTCACCCGCTTAGATCAAGAAGTA GCTGAAGTTGATAAAAACATAGAACTTTTGAAAAAGAAGGATGAAGAATTAAGTTCTGCTCTGGAGAAAATGGAAAATCAATCTGAAAATAATGATATTGATGAAGTTATCATTCCCACAGCCCCACTATATAAACAGATTCTAAATCTGTATGCAGAGGAAAATGCTATTGAAGACACTATCTTTTACCTTGGAGAAGCTTTGAGGCGAGGAGTAATAGACCTGGATGTGTTCCTGAAG CACGTCCGCCTCCTGTCCCGGAAACAGTTCCAGCTAAGGGCACTAatgcaaaaagcaagaaagaCTGCAGGCCTTAGTGACCTCTACTGA
- the Tsg101 gene encoding tumor susceptibility gene 101 protein isoform X1 — translation MAVSESQLKKMMSKYKYRDLTVRQTVNVIAMYKDLKPVLDSYVFNDGSSRELVNLTGTIPVRYRGNIYNIPICLWLLDTYPYNPPICFVKPTSSMTIKTGKHVDANGKIYLPYLHDWKHPRSELLELIQIMIVIFGEEPPVFSRPTVSASYPPYTATGPPNTSYMPGMPSGISAYPSGYPPNPSGYPGCPYPPAGPYPATTSSQYPSQPPVTTVGPSRDGTISEDTIRASLISAVSDKLRWRMKEEMDGAQAELNALKRTEEDLKKGHQKLEEMVTRLDQEVAEVDKNIELLKKKDEELSSALEKMENQSENNDIDEVIIPTAPLYKQILNLYAEENAIEDTIFYLGEALRRGVIDLDVFLKHVRLLSRKQFQLRALMQKARKTAGLSDLY, via the exons TACAAGTACAGAGATCTAACCGTCCGTCAAACTGTCAATGTCATTGCTATGTATAAAGATCTCAAACCTGTATTGGATTCATATG TTTTTAATGATGGCAGTTCCAGGGAGCTGGTGAACCTCACTGGTACAATCCCTGTGCGTTATCGAG gtaatatatataatattccaaTATGCCTGTGGCTGCTGGACACATACCCATATAACCCCCCTATCTGTTTTGTTAAGCCTACTAGTTCAATGACTATTAAGACAGGAAAGCATGTGGATGCAAATGGGAAAATCTACCTACCTTATCTACATGACTGGAAACAC CCCCGGTCAGAGTTGCTGGAGCTTATTCAGATCATGATTGTGATATTTGGAGAGGAGCCTCCGGTGTTCTCCCGGCCTACTGTGTCTGCATCCTACCCACCATACACAGCAACAGGGCCACCAAATA cctCCTACATGCCAGGCATGCCAAGTGGAATCTCTGCATATCCATCTGGATACCCTCCCAACCCCag TGGTTATCCTGGCTGTCCTTACCCACCTGCTGGCCCATACCCTGCCACAACAAGCTCACAGTACCCTTCCCAGCCTCCTGTAACCACTGTTG GTCCCAGCAGAGATGGTACAATCAGCGAGGACACTATTCGAGCATCTCTCATCTCAGCAGTCAGTGACAAACTGAGATGGCGGATGAAGGAGGAAATGGATGGTGCCCAGGCAGAGCTTAATGCCTTGAAACGAACAGAGGAAGATCTGAAAAAAGGCCACCAGAAACTGGAAGAGATGGTCACCCGCTTAGATCAAGAAGTA GCTGAAGTTGATAAAAACATAGAACTTTTGAAAAAGAAGGATGAAGAATTAAGTTCTGCTCTGGAGAAAATGGAAAATCAATCTGAAAATAATGATATTGATGAAGTTATCATTCCCACAGCCCCACTATATAAACAGATTCTAAATCTGTATGCAGAGGAAAATGCTATTGAAGACACTATCTTTTACCTTGGAGAAGCTTTGAGGCGAGGAGTAATAGACCTGGATGTGTTCCTGAAG CACGTCCGCCTCCTGTCCCGGAAACAGTTCCAGCTAAGGGCACTAatgcaaaaagcaagaaagaCTGCAGGCCTTAGTGACCTCTACTGA
- the Tsg101 gene encoding tumor susceptibility gene 101 protein isoform X3 — translation MTIKTGKHVDANGKIYLPYLHDWKHPRSELLELIQIMIVIFGEEPPVFSRPTVSASYPPYTATGPPNTSYMPGMPSGISAYPSGYPPNPSGYPGCPYPPAGPYPATTSSQYPSQPPVTTVGPSRDGTISEDTIRASLISAVSDKLRWRMKEEMDGAQAELNALKRTEEDLKKGHQKLEEMVTRLDQEVAEVDKNIELLKKKDEELSSALEKMENQSENNDIDEVIIPTAPLYKQILNLYAEENAIEDTIFYLGEALRRGVIDLDVFLKHVRLLSRKQFQLRALMQKARKTAGLSDLY, via the exons ATGACTATTAAGACAGGAAAGCATGTGGATGCAAATGGGAAAATCTACCTACCTTATCTACATGACTGGAAACAC CCCCGGTCAGAGTTGCTGGAGCTTATTCAGATCATGATTGTGATATTTGGAGAGGAGCCTCCGGTGTTCTCCCGGCCTACTGTGTCTGCATCCTACCCACCATACACAGCAACAGGGCCACCAAATA cctCCTACATGCCAGGCATGCCAAGTGGAATCTCTGCATATCCATCTGGATACCCTCCCAACCCCag TGGTTATCCTGGCTGTCCTTACCCACCTGCTGGCCCATACCCTGCCACAACAAGCTCACAGTACCCTTCCCAGCCTCCTGTAACCACTGTTG GTCCCAGCAGAGATGGTACAATCAGCGAGGACACTATTCGAGCATCTCTCATCTCAGCAGTCAGTGACAAACTGAGATGGCGGATGAAGGAGGAAATGGATGGTGCCCAGGCAGAGCTTAATGCCTTGAAACGAACAGAGGAAGATCTGAAAAAAGGCCACCAGAAACTGGAAGAGATGGTCACCCGCTTAGATCAAGAAGTA GCTGAAGTTGATAAAAACATAGAACTTTTGAAAAAGAAGGATGAAGAATTAAGTTCTGCTCTGGAGAAAATGGAAAATCAATCTGAAAATAATGATATTGATGAAGTTATCATTCCCACAGCCCCACTATATAAACAGATTCTAAATCTGTATGCAGAGGAAAATGCTATTGAAGACACTATCTTTTACCTTGGAGAAGCTTTGAGGCGAGGAGTAATAGACCTGGATGTGTTCCTGAAG CACGTCCGCCTCCTGTCCCGGAAACAGTTCCAGCTAAGGGCACTAatgcaaaaagcaagaaagaCTGCAGGCCTTAGTGACCTCTACTGA